The following are from one region of the Puniceicoccaceae bacterium genome:
- a CDS encoding helix-turn-helix transcriptional regulator: MKQVKDLHNKWVKDPEYKKEYEALEEEFDFTRALVQARMRANLTQAEVAKLMSTSQGSIARLEGGNANPSIETLKRYAKATGAHLKIELETVQ, encoded by the coding sequence ATGAAACAGGTCAAAGATTTGCACAACAAGTGGGTGAAAGACCCCGAATACAAGAAGGAATACGAAGCACTCGAAGAGGAGTTTGATTTCACTCGGGCTCTCGTTCAGGCGAGGATGCGGGCAAACCTTACCCAGGCCGAGGTTGCAAAGCTCATGTCTACATCGCAGGGTTCGATTGCCCGCCTCGAAGGGGGCAATGCCAATCCTTCGATTGAGACCTTAAAGCGCTACGCCAAAGCCACAGGAGCCCATTTGAAGATTGAATTGGAGACCGTGCAGTAA
- a CDS encoding type II toxin-antitoxin system RelE/ParE family toxin, protein MSWIVTVLNETVEKELEALPADMRARFVRISEMIEEFGLQQLGMPHVRHLQDKLWEMRLKGKDGISRALYVSASGRRVVVVRAFLKKMQKTPTREIKLALERAKEIEK, encoded by the coding sequence ATGTCCTGGATTGTAACCGTACTGAACGAAACCGTGGAAAAGGAGCTTGAAGCTCTTCCTGCCGATATGCGGGCAAGGTTTGTTCGGATTTCGGAGATGATCGAGGAATTTGGATTGCAGCAACTTGGAATGCCTCATGTCCGGCACTTACAGGACAAGCTCTGGGAAATGCGCCTGAAGGGCAAGGACGGGATTTCAAGAGCTTTATATGTCAGTGCCTCAGGCAGGCGGGTTGTCGTTGTCAGGGCATTTTTGAAGAAAATGCAGAAAACACCGACCAGAGAAATAAAGCTTGCTCTGGAGCGAGCAAAGGAGATTGAGAAATGA
- a CDS encoding tyrosine-type recombinase/integrase codes for MFDQLGERKYLSRNERTAFLDAVLKSPLPAEKAFCLTLFFTGCRISEALRLSVSSVDFEERYLVFRTLKQRRHPKHRAIFIPPALLEMLKRQTQGKKAHERVFPFSRSTGWRIVKKYMTIANLSGSKACPKALRHTYAISYLLEKTPITTVKKWLGHENLKNTAIYLDIVNEEEYNEAQKIWPDMRD; via the coding sequence ATGTTCGACCAACTTGGAGAGCGAAAATACCTGAGCCGCAACGAGCGAACGGCTTTCCTTGATGCTGTCCTCAAATCGCCCCTTCCCGCAGAAAAAGCCTTCTGCCTGACGCTGTTTTTCACCGGATGCAGGATTTCAGAAGCCCTCCGCCTCTCGGTTTCCTCCGTAGACTTCGAGGAACGATATCTGGTTTTCCGCACCCTCAAGCAACGCAGACACCCCAAGCACAGAGCCATTTTCATCCCGCCCGCGCTGCTGGAAATGCTAAAACGCCAGACCCAGGGCAAGAAAGCGCATGAGCGCGTATTCCCGTTCTCCCGCTCCACAGGATGGCGGATCGTCAAGAAATACATGACAATCGCCAATCTCAGCGGTTCAAAGGCATGCCCCAAAGCCCTGCGCCACACTTACGCCATTTCCTACCTGCTGGAGAAAACGCCGATCACAACCGTCAAAAAATGGCTCGGCCATGAAAACCTCAAAAACACGGCCATTTATCTGGATATCGTCAATGAGGAAGAATACAACGAAGCGCAGAAAATCTGGCCTGACATGCGGGATTGA
- a CDS encoding site-specific integrase: MPRTARPVPEFKLSKIGDKKNFYLCWSENRRSRRISTGTDDPGRAQQFLADFINGWNAPPPKEEITCDDVIKRYLDHKDDTYESDYRSRQAFQSLVVSLDPISDYFGSYSPESISRQQSREYIEFQRKNEKANATIRRQLAIFTAALNFAHAEGWIGKVPILEKPKEPPPKDKWMTPEQVRTFLDQCRTPHIRLFTQLALHTLSRKAAILDLKWSQVDLDRRLINFNPPGRTQTKKRRVPVGINDNLYSALKEAAEFGQTEYVIEFNGKRVIDNKKAFARVAKRAGMPWVTPHVLRHTGATLLAQRGVPLWEIAGIMGDRLTTVEKHYAKHHPDYLKKAIDTLDDLYG; this comes from the coding sequence ATGCCAAGAACAGCTCGACCTGTTCCCGAATTCAAACTTAGCAAAATCGGGGATAAGAAAAACTTTTACCTCTGCTGGTCAGAGAACAGGCGTTCAAGACGGATTTCAACGGGCACAGATGATCCTGGCAGAGCGCAACAATTCCTAGCTGATTTCATCAATGGCTGGAATGCACCTCCTCCAAAAGAGGAAATCACATGTGATGACGTGATAAAGAGGTATCTGGATCACAAAGACGATACCTATGAATCGGATTACAGATCACGACAAGCATTCCAAAGCCTTGTAGTGAGCCTTGACCCCATATCTGACTATTTTGGGAGCTATTCGCCCGAAAGCATCAGCAGGCAACAATCCCGAGAATACATCGAATTTCAGAGAAAGAACGAAAAGGCCAATGCTACCATTCGCAGGCAACTAGCGATTTTCACGGCAGCACTCAATTTCGCTCATGCAGAGGGCTGGATAGGCAAAGTTCCGATTTTAGAAAAACCCAAAGAACCACCTCCAAAAGACAAATGGATGACACCTGAGCAGGTTCGAACCTTCCTAGACCAGTGTCGAACACCTCACATTCGCCTTTTTACCCAACTGGCTCTGCACACACTTTCGCGAAAAGCAGCCATTCTGGACTTGAAATGGTCACAGGTTGATCTTGACCGCAGGTTGATCAATTTCAATCCTCCAGGACGCACACAGACGAAAAAAAGACGTGTTCCAGTCGGAATCAATGACAACCTGTATTCAGCTCTGAAAGAAGCCGCTGAATTTGGCCAGACAGAATATGTAATCGAGTTCAACGGAAAGCGTGTTATCGATAACAAAAAGGCATTCGCAAGGGTAGCCAAACGCGCAGGGATGCCATGGGTCACTCCACACGTTTTAAGACATACCGGAGCAACTCTACTTGCGCAACGGGGAGTTCCTCTCTGGGAAATTGCAGGAATAATGGGTGATAGACTGACCACCGTTGAGAAGCACTACGCCAAGCATCACCCGGATTATCTGAAAAAAGCGATAGATACGCTCGATGATCTCTACGGATAA
- a CDS encoding relaxase/mobilization nuclease domain-containing protein: MHDKDSESRDRVAWTHTVNMLTRDPDLAWKVMAYTAKSQDRLKEASGQVSTGRKCEKPVMAYSLSWHPEQDPDKDHMLETALDSLKVLGLSEHECMIVAHRDTPHRHVHVIVNRIHPITGLVASNSHSYRKLSSFALEYAREHGLEYSPQREENAKKREKGQESNYRDNRIQEAWDKSDNGRSLIAALEASGLTLAHGNKRLVVVDPKGKTINPVRHIEGIRSKNFRERLSDIDLSALPTVDEAIDRKRIKPKKKVASRSQREDQIKKIRQKYRLHEQETAISELRAEIQNAPWWKKLIGLTRNKRESLRELQDDFLKSKSDAEREMADLKKLNGQDRSHRENFPTTPITRRNHKSKRSHSYDSDKMKDSSPPILER; the protein is encoded by the coding sequence ATGCACGATAAAGACAGTGAAAGCCGTGACCGTGTTGCATGGACTCATACAGTAAACATGCTCACTCGTGATCCTGATCTTGCATGGAAGGTCATGGCCTATACCGCAAAATCGCAGGATCGTTTGAAAGAGGCTTCCGGTCAGGTTTCCACCGGACGCAAATGCGAAAAGCCGGTTATGGCTTATTCGCTGTCATGGCATCCAGAGCAAGACCCCGATAAGGATCACATGCTGGAAACGGCATTGGATTCTCTGAAAGTGTTGGGACTGTCAGAGCACGAATGTATGATCGTGGCGCACAGGGATACCCCTCACCGGCACGTGCATGTGATCGTGAACCGAATTCACCCGATTACAGGATTGGTTGCCAGCAACTCTCACAGTTACCGCAAGCTTTCTAGTTTTGCTTTGGAATATGCACGAGAGCACGGCCTTGAATACAGTCCACAGCGTGAGGAGAACGCGAAAAAGCGGGAGAAAGGGCAGGAATCCAACTACAGGGACAACCGCATTCAGGAAGCTTGGGATAAATCCGATAACGGACGCAGTCTCATTGCCGCTCTTGAAGCATCCGGCCTTACCCTTGCACATGGGAACAAGCGGCTTGTAGTGGTTGACCCAAAGGGCAAAACCATCAATCCCGTCCGGCACATCGAGGGCATCCGATCAAAGAATTTCAGGGAACGGCTTTCTGATATTGATCTATCAGCCCTACCAACGGTCGATGAGGCTATCGATAGAAAACGCATTAAGCCGAAGAAGAAAGTCGCTTCAAGGTCGCAGCGGGAGGATCAGATCAAAAAGATCCGGCAAAAATACCGATTGCATGAGCAGGAAACTGCTATCTCGGAACTTAGGGCAGAAATCCAGAACGCCCCATGGTGGAAGAAGCTCATAGGTTTGACGCGAAATAAACGGGAGAGCCTGCGAGAATTGCAGGATGACTTCCTGAAGAGCAAATCCGATGCTGAAAGAGAAATGGCTGATCTGAAAAAGTTAAATGGGCAGGATCGCTCACATCGTGAAAATTTTCCAACTACGCCAATTACACGAAGAAATCATAAATCGAAAAGAAGCCATAGTTATGACAGCGATAAGATGAAAGATTCCTCACCCCCGATTCTGGAACGATAA
- a CDS encoding RNA polymerase sigma factor, producing MGQSETDQEFERRLSLVNEAIDKYHVYLVSYVANICKNYQSAEDIMQEVWVFVLNRFEESKITCLPILRRKAWQKSIDYYRSQKRRKETTHEELPEVPVSPAHNSEPHSEEEEKEFERSFWSEFPGIELTDGQKQVLWLHARYGFSYKEIEAKTGIATSTVGDWIKLARSKVAAYLNSQM from the coding sequence ATGGGTCAAAGCGAAACAGATCAGGAATTCGAGCGACGGCTCTCGCTCGTCAATGAGGCGATTGATAAATATCACGTCTATCTCGTGAGCTATGTTGCCAATATCTGCAAGAATTACCAGAGCGCTGAGGATATCATGCAGGAAGTCTGGGTCTTTGTGCTCAACAGGTTCGAGGAATCCAAGATTACCTGTCTGCCGATCCTGCGGAGAAAAGCATGGCAGAAATCCATCGATTATTACCGCTCTCAAAAACGGCGCAAAGAGACAACTCATGAAGAATTGCCAGAAGTTCCTGTCTCACCCGCGCACAACTCCGAACCTCACAGTGAGGAGGAAGAAAAGGAGTTCGAGCGCAGTTTCTGGAGCGAGTTCCCAGGGATTGAACTCACTGACGGACAAAAGCAAGTCCTGTGGCTCCATGCCAGATACGGGTTTTCCTACAAGGAAATCGAAGCGAAAACCGGCATTGCCACCTCAACCGTCGGAGACTGGATCAAACTTGCGAGGAGCAAGGTTGCCGCATACCTTAACTCTCAAATGTAA
- a CDS encoding type IV secretory system conjugative DNA transfer family protein, translated as MIFKKASSSNNPSAKSANVLQDLPRGVEGRAKAKSWLPYQFFESPEIIAANHGFTPRTGEIFLGITHANCTKLKRSDGRSEYLADGGNLIGSLDDRHVLTIAGSRSGKGRSGIIPNLLTYGGSVFSIDPKGDHALLTAKHRAEVLGQKVGIIDPFGLMPGELRSYVVRFNPLSILEYDSPTIIEDAGLIASALVIEEAREPHWSETARAFVEGVILHVATDYKFVKEERNLPMVYDLLSGKMMELDDLIAEMEDNPCLEGRISGAAVTLKEKASAEQTSVVSTARRNLKFLDYEPIRETLSGNDFGFEDLKNGNVSIYECLPVMRMSTCSALLRVSVNLALAAMEKSKKKPDYPVLMILDEFPVLGYMKELETAIGYMAGLGVKLWIFLQDLSQLKALYNKRWETFIGNAGVIQAFGNSELSTTEFLSKRLGQTTLTVTNQGSVSRDQRNQQGATGFNHNLQIQSLLTPEEISQYFARDDHLCRQLIIQPGKRPWVLQRANYDQHSAFKDYIQPM; from the coding sequence ATGATATTCAAGAAAGCCTCATCCTCCAATAATCCATCAGCAAAGAGCGCTAATGTATTGCAGGATTTACCGCGCGGGGTTGAGGGCAGAGCCAAGGCAAAAAGCTGGCTGCCCTATCAGTTTTTTGAAAGCCCTGAAATTATCGCAGCCAATCATGGATTTACCCCAAGAACCGGAGAGATATTTCTTGGCATTACCCATGCAAATTGCACTAAGCTCAAGCGGAGTGACGGACGGAGCGAATACCTGGCTGATGGCGGTAATTTGATTGGTTCGCTTGATGACCGCCATGTTTTGACCATAGCGGGTTCGAGAAGCGGCAAAGGCCGCTCGGGGATTATCCCAAACCTCCTCACCTATGGCGGGTCGGTTTTTTCTATCGATCCTAAAGGTGATCATGCACTTTTGACCGCCAAACACCGCGCAGAAGTGCTGGGTCAGAAAGTCGGGATCATCGATCCGTTTGGATTGATGCCTGGAGAACTACGCTCCTATGTGGTGCGCTTTAATCCGCTCAGCATACTGGAATATGACAGCCCGACCATCATTGAGGATGCGGGGCTAATTGCAAGCGCTCTGGTGATCGAAGAAGCCAGAGAGCCTCACTGGTCTGAAACGGCCAGAGCCTTTGTTGAGGGGGTCATTCTTCATGTGGCAACTGATTACAAGTTCGTGAAGGAAGAGCGCAATTTGCCGATGGTCTATGATCTGCTTTCCGGTAAGATGATGGAGCTTGATGATCTGATTGCAGAGATGGAGGACAATCCTTGTCTGGAAGGCAGGATTTCTGGGGCGGCAGTGACCTTAAAGGAAAAGGCGAGTGCTGAGCAAACCAGCGTGGTTTCCACGGCGCGGCGTAATTTGAAGTTTCTGGATTATGAGCCAATCCGCGAGACTCTGAGCGGTAATGATTTTGGGTTCGAAGATTTGAAGAACGGCAATGTCAGCATTTATGAATGCCTGCCGGTCATGCGCATGAGCACGTGCTCAGCCCTCTTGCGCGTCAGTGTAAATCTCGCATTGGCGGCGATGGAAAAATCCAAAAAGAAACCGGATTATCCAGTTTTGATGATCTTGGATGAGTTTCCTGTTCTGGGTTACATGAAGGAGCTTGAAACTGCGATTGGTTATATGGCCGGTCTTGGCGTGAAGCTCTGGATTTTCTTGCAGGACTTAAGCCAGCTCAAGGCGCTTTATAACAAGCGCTGGGAAACCTTTATCGGCAATGCCGGAGTCATTCAGGCCTTCGGGAATTCAGAGCTTTCAACCACAGAATTCTTGAGCAAGCGTCTTGGACAGACGACATTGACTGTCACCAATCAGGGATCGGTCAGCAGAGATCAGCGCAATCAGCAAGGGGCAACCGGCTTTAATCACAATCTGCAAATCCAGAGCCTGCTTACCCCTGAGGAAATCAGCCAGTATTTTGCGCGGGATGATCATCTTTGCAGGCAACTCATTATCCAGCCTGGCAAAAGGCCATGGGTTCTGCAGCGGGCAAATTACGATCAGCACTCGGCGTTCAAGGATTACATTCAACCCATGTAG
- a CDS encoding NADH-dependent [FeFe] hydrogenase, group A6, translating into MIQHIVQARINGLPVSVPYGTTILEAARSVQVKVPTLCKHKDLLPTAACGLCIVKVAGSRKFPRACATPLEDGMEITTHDGELTEIRRSVIELILSNHPNACLSCGRNGNCELQTLAAEFGIRQDSIDRYMRDLPCDASNGSIIIDFNKCIKCGRCVQVCQEVQNVWALSFLERGIHTRMAPAGDILLSESPCIKCGQCAAHCPTGAIVENDETATVWAALRDPEKFCSVQIAPSVRIALGEEFGYAPGTNLTHKIYAALRRLGFKAVFDTNFSADLTIMEEATEFVHRLTQGTGPLPLITSCCPAWTDYMEKFHHDFIDNFSTAKSPQQMLGVMAKTYYSEKMGIDPATHYQVSIMPCTAKKFELERTQDMFASGYPDVDVVLTTRELARMIKQSGIAFTELAGEQADSLLGTYSGAGTLFGATGGVMEAAIRTAYHLVTGDNLEGDALNITPVRGLTGVKEATINIQGTPIKVAVAHGMANVGEVLKRVRQARHNGDPTPYHFIEVMACTGGCIGGGGQPYNVDVGLRKQRMAGLYDDDAQSTTRCSHDNPEIQRIYADFLEAPCSERAHQLLHTHYKPQKVYLK; encoded by the coding sequence ATGATCCAACACATCGTTCAAGCCCGCATTAACGGTCTGCCCGTTTCAGTTCCCTACGGCACCACCATTCTTGAGGCCGCCCGTTCGGTCCAGGTGAAGGTTCCCACACTGTGCAAGCACAAGGATCTGCTGCCCACAGCCGCCTGCGGACTCTGCATCGTGAAGGTGGCGGGTTCGCGCAAGTTTCCCCGCGCCTGCGCCACTCCGCTCGAAGATGGAATGGAGATCACTACGCACGACGGCGAACTCACTGAAATCCGGCGCTCCGTGATCGAGCTTATTCTCTCCAACCACCCCAATGCCTGCCTCTCCTGCGGGAGAAACGGCAACTGCGAGCTGCAGACACTCGCTGCCGAGTTCGGCATCCGGCAGGACTCCATCGATCGCTACATGCGCGACCTACCCTGCGACGCTTCCAATGGTTCCATCATCATCGATTTTAACAAATGCATCAAGTGCGGTCGCTGCGTGCAAGTCTGCCAGGAGGTGCAGAATGTCTGGGCACTCTCCTTTCTCGAGCGCGGCATCCACACCCGCATGGCCCCGGCAGGCGACATCCTGCTCTCCGAATCTCCCTGTATCAAGTGCGGTCAGTGTGCAGCCCACTGTCCCACTGGCGCCATCGTCGAAAACGACGAAACCGCCACCGTCTGGGCCGCGCTGCGCGATCCTGAAAAATTCTGCTCCGTGCAGATCGCCCCAAGCGTGCGCATCGCTCTCGGCGAGGAGTTTGGCTATGCACCGGGCACCAATCTCACCCACAAGATTTACGCCGCTCTGCGCCGCCTCGGTTTCAAGGCAGTCTTCGACACCAACTTCAGCGCAGACCTCACGATCATGGAAGAGGCAACGGAATTTGTGCATCGCCTCACGCAGGGTACAGGTCCACTGCCGCTGATCACCTCCTGCTGCCCGGCCTGGACCGACTACATGGAAAAATTCCACCACGACTTCATCGACAACTTCTCCACCGCCAAGAGTCCCCAGCAGATGCTCGGCGTCATGGCCAAGACCTACTATTCCGAAAAAATGGGGATCGATCCGGCGACACATTATCAGGTCTCCATCATGCCCTGCACGGCGAAAAAATTCGAACTTGAGCGAACCCAAGACATGTTCGCCTCAGGCTATCCGGATGTCGATGTGGTGCTCACCACCCGTGAACTCGCGCGCATGATCAAACAATCCGGCATCGCCTTCACGGAACTCGCAGGAGAGCAGGCAGATTCCCTGCTCGGCACTTACTCCGGTGCCGGAACCCTCTTTGGCGCGACCGGTGGGGTCATGGAGGCTGCCATTCGCACTGCCTATCATCTGGTAACCGGAGATAACCTTGAGGGAGACGCCCTCAACATCACGCCCGTGCGCGGTCTCACGGGAGTCAAGGAAGCCACAATCAACATTCAGGGAACGCCCATCAAGGTAGCCGTGGCCCACGGTATGGCCAATGTCGGCGAAGTGCTCAAGCGCGTGCGCCAGGCCCGCCACAATGGCGATCCCACCCCCTACCATTTCATCGAAGTCATGGCCTGCACCGGCGGCTGCATCGGTGGCGGAGGTCAACCCTACAACGTTGATGTCGGGCTGCGCAAACAGCGCATGGCCGGACTCTACGACGACGATGCCCAAAGCACGACCCGCTGCTCCCACGACAATCCCGAAATCCAACGCATCTACGCCGACTTCCTCGAAGCACCCTGCAGTGAGCGCGCCCACCAACTCCTGCACACCCACTACAAGCCTCAGAAAGTCTATCTCAAATAA
- a CDS encoding NADH-ubiquinone oxidoreductase-F iron-sulfur binding region domain-containing protein encodes MNRLSLEALQSLRNTTPRPPNWASVAMDTGGIAAGAAEVLECLRTTKAAQGLPAEILQTGSNGMAYADPVVMVKTEHLPLITYGQVNPPLAQAIVMQHLAEQRLLDDHIIATRQRATSLNGERQIALLVMDTSDDKGDRTRFYQSSLEQELAVHGIRDIQVVRALDMGLYDQGMCVQLLPSGVTYSNVLTPDLRRILTESLVHGRIVEDLLVKERDPQLRIVLQHCGIIDPEDLQDALQHGAYQGLAQTLSTLTPEQAIAELKTSGLRGRGGAGFPTWLKWKLTREPVSDQKYVICNADEGDPGAFMDRSVLEGDPHRVLEGLMLAGYCIGACKGYFYIRAEYPLAVKRVQRAITEAREAGLLGRNILGSGFDFEADIRLGAGAFVCGEETALIASIEGKRGSPAPRPPFPSVSGLFGKPTAINNVETLAAVASIFQRDAAWYAQYGTETSRGTKVFAVTGKVRNAQLVEVPMGIPLRKIIFDICGGVLSGNQLKAVQTGGPSGGVIPERLVDTAISFESLSQLGSIMGSGGMLVMDQNDSMVDVAKFYLKFCVDESCGKCAPCRVGGYQILQLLEKIFRGRGCESDLQQIRRICKAMQTASLCGLGQTAPNPVLSTLRYFEEEYTAFIEGGASYARKVKKQLSELAKQTA; translated from the coding sequence ATGAACCGCCTGTCACTCGAAGCACTGCAATCCCTGCGCAACACAACTCCGCGCCCGCCCAACTGGGCCAGCGTTGCCATGGACACAGGTGGCATCGCGGCCGGTGCTGCCGAGGTGCTCGAATGCCTGCGAACCACCAAAGCAGCCCAGGGTCTGCCCGCCGAGATTCTTCAGACAGGCAGCAATGGCATGGCCTACGCCGACCCCGTCGTCATGGTGAAAACCGAACACCTGCCCCTCATCACCTATGGCCAGGTCAATCCACCGCTCGCGCAAGCCATTGTGATGCAACACCTTGCTGAACAGCGCCTGCTCGACGATCACATCATCGCCACCCGACAGCGCGCAACGTCCCTCAACGGCGAACGTCAAATCGCCCTGCTGGTCATGGACACCAGTGACGACAAGGGAGACCGTACCCGGTTTTATCAATCCTCGCTTGAACAGGAACTCGCCGTGCATGGCATCCGCGACATCCAGGTCGTGCGCGCACTCGACATGGGCCTCTACGATCAGGGCATGTGCGTGCAACTGCTTCCTTCAGGGGTGACGTATTCCAATGTTTTGACTCCCGACCTTCGCCGCATCCTGACCGAGTCTCTCGTGCACGGTCGGATCGTGGAGGATTTGCTGGTGAAGGAGCGCGACCCCCAACTACGCATCGTGTTGCAACACTGTGGCATCATCGATCCCGAAGATCTGCAGGACGCTCTGCAACACGGTGCTTATCAGGGCCTGGCGCAAACGCTGAGCACTTTGACTCCGGAGCAGGCCATTGCGGAACTCAAAACCAGCGGTCTTCGGGGACGCGGCGGTGCAGGCTTTCCCACCTGGCTCAAGTGGAAACTGACGCGCGAGCCTGTCTCCGACCAGAAATACGTCATCTGCAACGCAGACGAGGGGGATCCGGGAGCCTTCATGGATCGCAGCGTGCTCGAAGGCGATCCACACCGCGTGCTCGAGGGTCTGATGCTCGCTGGCTACTGCATTGGCGCCTGCAAGGGCTACTTCTACATCCGGGCAGAGTATCCGCTCGCCGTGAAGCGCGTGCAGCGCGCGATCACCGAAGCGAGGGAGGCTGGCCTGCTCGGCCGCAACATTCTCGGCAGCGGATTTGATTTTGAGGCCGACATCCGACTGGGTGCCGGTGCCTTTGTCTGTGGAGAGGAAACCGCACTGATCGCCTCCATCGAGGGGAAGCGAGGGAGCCCTGCCCCACGTCCACCCTTCCCGTCCGTCAGCGGGCTGTTTGGCAAACCCACGGCCATCAACAACGTGGAAACCCTCGCTGCGGTCGCCTCCATTTTCCAGCGGGACGCAGCATGGTACGCACAGTATGGCACCGAAACCTCCCGGGGAACCAAGGTTTTTGCGGTCACTGGCAAGGTGCGCAACGCCCAACTCGTCGAAGTTCCCATGGGCATCCCTCTGCGCAAGATCATCTTTGACATCTGCGGTGGCGTGCTCAGTGGCAATCAGTTGAAGGCGGTGCAAACCGGAGGTCCTTCAGGTGGAGTCATTCCCGAACGCCTCGTCGATACTGCGATCAGCTTTGAGAGCCTGAGCCAGCTCGGCTCGATCATGGGTTCCGGTGGCATGCTGGTGATGGATCAAAATGACAGCATGGTCGATGTGGCAAAGTTTTACCTCAAGTTCTGCGTTGATGAGTCCTGCGGAAAATGCGCTCCCTGCCGCGTCGGCGGCTATCAGATCCTGCAGTTGCTCGAAAAAATCTTTCGCGGGCGAGGATGTGAATCGGACCTTCAGCAGATCCGCCGCATCTGCAAGGCCATGCAAACCGCTTCGCTCTGCGGCCTCGGCCAGACCGCCCCCAACCCCGTTCTCTCCACCTTGCGCTACTTTGAAGAGGAATACACCGCCTTCATTGAGGGTGGAGCCTCCTACGCACGCAAGGTCAAGAAACAGCTCAGCGAGTTGGCCAAACAAACGGCGTGA
- a CDS encoding NAD(P)H-dependent oxidoreductase subunit E, with translation MNTASLTYPIDDCERVEVEVSKHVKPWKHEEGNLIMILHSIENEHGYVPREISMELACELGIPLARIYEVLTFYNYFKLVPPGKHSVALCNGTACYLKGAPQLIEELERKLHIKEGETTEDREFHLETVRCIGCCGMAPAMVVDEKTYGRVISSQLQDILEHAKKGGAA, from the coding sequence ATGAATACCGCCTCTCTGACCTATCCGATCGACGACTGTGAGCGCGTCGAGGTCGAAGTCTCCAAACACGTAAAACCGTGGAAACATGAGGAGGGAAACCTCATCATGATTCTGCATTCCATTGAAAACGAGCACGGCTACGTGCCCCGTGAAATTTCGATGGAACTGGCGTGCGAACTGGGCATCCCGCTCGCTCGCATCTATGAAGTGCTCACGTTCTACAACTACTTCAAACTCGTTCCCCCCGGCAAACACAGCGTCGCGCTCTGCAATGGCACTGCCTGCTACCTCAAGGGGGCACCCCAGTTGATTGAGGAACTCGAACGCAAGCTGCACATCAAGGAAGGAGAAACCACCGAGGATCGGGAATTTCACCTGGAAACCGTGCGCTGCATCGGCTGCTGCGGCATGGCACCCGCCATGGTGGTGGACGAAAAAACCTACGGTCGCGTCATCTCCAGCCAACTTCAGGATATTCTGGAACATGCGAAAAAAGGAGGAGCCGCATGA